In Anabrus simplex isolate iqAnaSimp1 chromosome 12, ASM4041472v1, whole genome shotgun sequence, a genomic segment contains:
- the Tapdelta gene encoding translocon-associated protein subunit delta, whose translation MYLRIVAFLAVLCLTTADTCSKPEVSASAYTTQDATVLTNIAFIAEFHLKCANGVEGVPLYAEINGKTIPAARIGEGNHYQVSWTEDVKKARSGDYSVNLYDDDGYAALRKAARSGDDPSTVKPLVTIVVNYPGAYQGPWVNSEFMAAMLAVLVWYLAFSAKSKLLS comes from the coding sequence ATGTACTTGAGAATTGTAGCCTTTTTGGCTGTGCTGTGCTTGACAACTGCAGATACTTGCTCAAAACCTGAAGTTTCTGCTTCAGCGTACACTACACAAGATGCCACAGTTTTAACCAATATCGCATTTATTGCCGAGTTCCATCTGAAGTGTGCCAACGGGGTGGAAGGTGTTCCACTGTACGCTGAGATCAACGGGAAGACTATTCCTGCCGCTAGAATTGGCGAAGGTAACCATTATCAAGTGAGCTGGACGGAGGATGTGAAGAAGGCTAGAAGTGGCGACTATAGTGTTAACTTGTATGACGATGATGGTTATGCTGCTCTTAGGAAAGCAGCTCGGAGTGGTGATGATCCTTCCACTGTTAAACCCCTTGTTACTATTGTTGTAAATTATCCAGGAGCTTACCAAGGACCATGGGTTAATTCGGAATTCATGGCAGCAATGTTAGCTGTTTTGGTTTGGTATTTAGCCTTCTCTGCTAAATCAAAACTTTTATCGTAA